The genomic DNA GAAGAAATCGCGGAATTCGCGCGCTCCGCCGCGGACTTGGGATTCCACAAAGTTCGACTGACGGGGGGTGAACCGCTTGTAAGGTCAGGAATCGCAGCGCTTGTCTCGATGCTCGCAGGCATTACCGGAATTCGCGATCTATCTATGACGACGAATGGCGTTCTGCTTGCGCGATACGCGCGCGATCTCGCGCGCGCAGGATTGATGCGCGTGAACGTGAGCCTGGACGCTGTCGACCCGGAGCGCTTTTCGCACTTGACGCGCGGAGGCGACGTCCGTGCGGTTTTGGAAGGAATCGACGCGGCGCTAGATGCGGGTCTTTCGCCTGTGAAAATCAACTGCGTCGTTCAAAGCTCGCCTTACGAGGAGGACGCGCGCGCGGTCGCGAGATACGCGTACGACCGCGGTCTGGAAGTTCGCTTCATCAAAAGGATGAACCTTGAAGCGGGTGAATTTTCGAAGGTCGAAGGCGGCTCCGGAGGCGACTGCAGAACTTGCAGCAGGCTGCGCCTCGGGCCGGACGGCACGGTGCGCTCCTGCCTTTTTTCGGACGTCACGTTCGATGCAAAATCACTGGGCGCGCGCGAGGCGATTATGCGCGCGATCGAGGGCAAGCCGGAATCGGGGCGCAGGTGCGTCACCGCGTCGATGAGCATGATCGGAGGCTAAGATGACAAAACTTTCGCACGTGGACGAAGGCGGCAAGGCGGCGATGGTGGACGTAAGCGGCAAGGAACCCCAGTTGAGGATCGCGCGCGCCACGGGGAAAATAAGCCTTGCGTCCTCGACGCTTCCTCTCATCGCGGAAAACGCAATCAAGAAGGGCGACGTGCTGTGTGTCGCGGAAATCGCGGGAATTCAGGCCGCAAAGCGCGCGTCTGAATTGATCCCGCTCTGCCATCCGCTTCGGCTGACCGATGTCAAGGTGAAGGCGTCGCCCGAATCTGACGGAGTGGTGGTGGAAACCGAAGTGCGATGCGTGGATCGGACGGGCGCGGAGATGGAAGCTCTGACCGCCGCAGCCGTCGCGCTTTTGACCGTCTACGACATGTGCAAGGCCGCGGACAAGAACATGCGCATCGGCGAAATCTCGCTCGTGGAGAAGTCAAAGCATGACATCGCGTGAATTTGAAATACTGTCGGTCAATCTCTCGACCGAGAAGGGCACAAGCAAGCATCCGGCAGGGGAAATCGAAATCGGCGCGGCCGGAGTGGTTGGCGACGCGCACGCGGGCGCGGGCGCGCGGCAGGTCAGCCTGCTCGCGATCGAAAGCATCGAGCGCTTCGGGCGGGAAGAGGGGCGCGAGTTCTCGCCCGGCGAGTTCGCGGAAAACCTGACTACGCGCGGGTTTTTGTTCGGAGACGTCCGCGTGCTGGACGAGATTTCAATCGGCGACGTGCTTCTGGAAGTGACGCAAATCGGAAAGCCCTGCCATGGCGGCGGGGGCGCGATTTTCCGCGATGTAGGAAAGTGTGTGATGCCCAATGATGGTGTGTTCGCGCGCGTTGTGCGGACAGGCCGCGTCAGCGCGGGAGACCGCGGCGTTCACCTGCCGCGGCGATTGCGCATTTCCGTGATCACGGTAAGCGACCGCGCATCGCGCGGCGAGTACGTTGACAAAAGCGGCCCTGCCGTATGCGAGTTGCTTAAGAAGCATTTCGAGGTGGCTGGGTGGCGATGCGATATTGCAGCCGGGGTCGTACCCGACGACGCAAAGGATATCCGCGCGGCCCTGAACGAGGCGATTTCCATTGGTGCGGACGTCGTATTCGCGGTGGGCGGAACCGGGATAGGCCCGCGAGATGTAACACCAGAGGTTGTTGCTGAATTCATAGATAAGCCCATGACCGGCGTGGTTGATGCGATGCGGGCGAAGTTCGGCGCGGGCAATCCGAACGCGCTGCTAAGCCGCGCCGTCGCGGGAGCGTCGGGCACGCGCCTGTTTTACGCGATTCCCGGAAGCCCCCGCGCCGCGACGGAGTACGCGTCTGAAATTCTCTGCACGCTCGAACATGCGATTTTCATGGTGCGCGGCGTGGATACACACGCCGAGTGTTGATGTAAAAGGATGTGCATTTATGGTAAACCGGAATTTAAGTATTGTGTTGGCGTTTCTTTTCCAGGCGGCGATGGCGCTTGCAACGTCTTGCCCCGCGCCAGAAAAGGAATCCCCCCCGCCCAAGCAACCGCAAGCGGCGATGCCAGCTGACGAGCTTTCCGGGAGATTAACGATTTTTCATGCGGGAAGCCTCTCGGTGCCGCTCGCCGAAGTTTCGAAGGCGTTCGAAGCGAAGCATCCAAAGGTTAAGGTGCTCGCCGAAGCAGCGGGAAGCCGCGACACCGCGCGCAAAGTCAGCGATCTGGGACAGACCTGCGACATAGTCGCCTGCGCGGATTACGAGGTCATAGACGAGCTGCTCATTCCCGATCACGCATCGTTCAACATAAGATTCGCTCGAAACAGGATAATTATCGCCTATACCGACAAATCGCTTCGCGCGCAGGAGTTGACGACCACCAACTGGCACGAGCTGCTACTTTTGGACGAAGTAAAATTCGGCCGCGCCGACCCGGACCGCGATCCATGCGGATATCGCACGCTCATGGTTTTCCAGCTCGCGGAAAAGCTATACGCGAAACCGGGGCTCGCCGACGCGCTCACGAAAAAGGACGGGGATAAATACATAAGGCCCAAGGAGACCGACCTGCTTGCGCTCTTGGAATCCGGCGAGATCGACTACCTTTTCATTTACTACTCGGTGGCCGTCCAGCATAATCTTAAATACCTCGATCTCCCCGGCGAGGTGAACCTGGGAGATGTGGATCGCTCGCAGGAATACAAATCCGCTTCCGTCGAGGTCGTCGGAAAATCCCCGGGCGAATTCACGACTCTTTACGGCGCGCCGATTGTTTATGCCGTGACGATTCCCAAAAACTCTTCAAATCCAAGGGCTGCCGCAGCTTATCTCGAATTCCTGCTGTCGCCAGAAGGGGGGGCGATCATCGAAAAATGCGGGCAGCCGCCGATTTCGCCCGCAGTGTGCGCGCAGTACGAGGCGCTGCCTGAATCCCTGAAGCCGCTTTGCATCGCGGCCGAATGAACATGACCAAAGAAAGCGAAAATCCGACTATTTCATTGCCTGCCCTCAGATTCGGCGACTCGGCGCAGCCCATCGCCATCGACGAGCGGGTGATAGTGGAAAGGCTTTTCCGCATCATGCTCAACGGAGAGGAGTACGCGGCGGCAAGCATCCTTCCGGGCATGGAAAGGGAATTCGTTTACGGATTTCTTTATACTTCCGGAGCGATTTCCCGAGCAGAAGATGTGACCGATTTGCAGATTGCAGGGGATGGGGCTGCCGCGTTTGTCAGTACCGACGGGAAGACATTCGACGAATACCTTTACAAAGCCAGACTGCCTTTAACTCCGGGAACCGCTTGCGGAGCCGAGCCGCAGGCGATTTCCACAGCGGGATTGCCGGCGCTCGTATCCGATTTACGCGTACGGCCCAGCGACATACTCGATGCGCTGAAAACAGTGAGGGCGGAATCCGCCTTGTTTCGGGAAACGGGGGGGGTGCACAGCGTCGCACTGTTCGATTCAGACGGGCGGCTTGTCGCGCGTGCGGACGACGTAGGCAGGCACAACGCATTCGACAAGATCGCGGGAGCATGCCTGCTTTGCAAGCTAAATCCTTCGGCGCTGTTCGCGGTGACGACGGGGAGATTGTCTTCCGAAATAGTCGGAAAATGCTGGCGGCTTGGAGTTCCCCTGCTCGTCTCTCCGTCGTGCGCGACGTCCCGCGCCATTGAAATCGCGGCACTTGCGAATATTGCACTTTGCGGATTCGCGCGCGGCCGCAGGCTGGCCGTTTACAGCGCCGATTGGCGGATAGGAGGGCGAGAATGACAATCGGCTTGCGCAAAATATCGGGATTTGAACTTGCGGTCGAATTCGCGGGCGCGCTGCTTATCTTATTCATCGCAGCGCCGCTTGTCCGGCTTGTATTGGGAATATCCGCGGGCGGGATTGCCGATATTTTCCGCGACCGCGAGCTTTGGACTTCCATCGCTCTGACATTCAGGTGTGCGGCCGCGGCCGCAATTCTCGGCATTCTGTTCGGAGTTCCTCTTGCATACGTGCTCGCGCGTTCGCGCTTCCGATGCTCCTCGCTTATACAGGGCATCGTTGATTTGCCCGTCATGGTTCCGCATTCCGCTGCGGGAATCGCGCTTCTTGGAGTGCTGGGGAGGCATTCGCTGGCGCAAAAGGCCGCCGCGCCGCTGGGTATCGAATTCGCCGGAACCGAGGCGGGAATCGCGCTCGCGATGACATTCGTCTCCGTCCCGTTTCTGGTGAACGCGGCGCGAGCCGGATTCGAGGCCGTTCCGGTGCGGCTTGAGAACGCGGCCCGCTCGCTCGGCGCGGCGCCTGCGCGAGTTTTCTTCTCGATTTCCCTTCCCCTCGCGTGGCGCTCGATTCTGGGCGGCGCGGCTTTGATGTGGGGGCGCGGAATAAGCGAATTCGGCGCGGTGATAATAATCGCTTACCATCCTGCCACCGCACCGGTGCTGGTGTTCCAGCGCTTCAGCGACTTCGGGCTGAACGCGTCGCGCAGCGCGGCAGCAGTGCTCGTTGTCGCGGCGCTGGCCGTGTTCGCGATTCTACGCGCAATCGGCCGAGCCAATGGAGGCGAGCCGCGATGACGCTGGAGTTGCGGAATGTAACGAAGCGGCTCGGCGGGTTCGAGCTGCGGGATTTCTCGCTGACTGTCGGGGAGGGGGAGTACTTCGTGCTTCTCGGCCCGTCCGGCGTGGGTAAATCGGTGTTGCTGGAAACGATTGCGGGACTGCTGCCTCCCGACTCGGGACGGATTCTTTGGAAAGGCACTGACGTAACCGGACTTCCGCCGAATTCGCGCGGATTTGCCGTCGTCTATCAGGATTACGCGCTTTTTCCGCACATGTGCGTTCGGGCGAACATCGAGTTCGGGCCGAGGGCGAATGGTCTGCGAAGGCATGAAATCGCCGAGCGCGCAAGGCACGCTGCGGAACTGGCGGGAATTGCGCCGCTTCTCGAACGGAT from bacterium includes the following:
- the fdhD gene encoding formate dehydrogenase accessory sulfurtransferase FdhD; this encodes MTKESENPTISLPALRFGDSAQPIAIDERVIVERLFRIMLNGEEYAAASILPGMEREFVYGFLYTSGAISRAEDVTDLQIAGDGAAAFVSTDGKTFDEYLYKARLPLTPGTACGAEPQAISTAGLPALVSDLRVRPSDILDALKTVRAESALFRETGGVHSVALFDSDGRLVARADDVGRHNAFDKIAGACLLCKLNPSALFAVTTGRLSSEIVGKCWRLGVPLLVSPSCATSRAIEIAALANIALCGFARGRRLAVYSADWRIGGRE
- a CDS encoding molybdenum cofactor synthesis protein; protein product: MTSREFEILSVNLSTEKGTSKHPAGEIEIGAAGVVGDAHAGAGARQVSLLAIESIERFGREEGREFSPGEFAENLTTRGFLFGDVRVLDEISIGDVLLEVTQIGKPCHGGGGAIFRDVGKCVMPNDGVFARVVRTGRVSAGDRGVHLPRRLRISVITVSDRASRGEYVDKSGPAVCELLKKHFEVAGWRCDIAAGVVPDDAKDIRAALNEAISIGADVVFAVGGTGIGPRDVTPEVVAEFIDKPMTGVVDAMRAKFGAGNPNALLSRAVAGASGTRLFYAIPGSPRAATEYASEILCTLEHAIFMVRGVDTHAEC
- the moaC gene encoding cyclic pyranopterin monophosphate synthase MoaC, giving the protein MTKLSHVDEGGKAAMVDVSGKEPQLRIARATGKISLASSTLPLIAENAIKKGDVLCVAEIAGIQAAKRASELIPLCHPLRLTDVKVKASPESDGVVVETEVRCVDRTGAEMEALTAAAVALLTVYDMCKAADKNMRIGEISLVEKSKHDIA
- a CDS encoding ABC transporter permease is translated as MTIGLRKISGFELAVEFAGALLILFIAAPLVRLVLGISAGGIADIFRDRELWTSIALTFRCAAAAAILGILFGVPLAYVLARSRFRCSSLIQGIVDLPVMVPHSAAGIALLGVLGRHSLAQKAAAPLGIEFAGTEAGIALAMTFVSVPFLVNAARAGFEAVPVRLENAARSLGAAPARVFFSISLPLAWRSILGGAALMWGRGISEFGAVIIIAYHPATAPVLVFQRFSDFGLNASRSAAAVLVVAALAVFAILRAIGRANGGEPR
- a CDS encoding radical SAM protein; translated protein: MLDSFGREIYYLRISVTDRCNLRCRYCMPEEGVPLMPRKAMLSLEEIAEFARSAADLGFHKVRLTGGEPLVRSGIAALVSMLAGITGIRDLSMTTNGVLLARYARDLARAGLMRVNVSLDAVDPERFSHLTRGGDVRAVLEGIDAALDAGLSPVKINCVVQSSPYEEDARAVARYAYDRGLEVRFIKRMNLEAGEFSKVEGGSGGDCRTCSRLRLGPDGTVRSCLFSDVTFDAKSLGAREAIMRAIEGKPESGRRCVTASMSMIGG
- the wtpA gene encoding tungstate ABC transporter substrate-binding protein WtpA translates to MVNRNLSIVLAFLFQAAMALATSCPAPEKESPPPKQPQAAMPADELSGRLTIFHAGSLSVPLAEVSKAFEAKHPKVKVLAEAAGSRDTARKVSDLGQTCDIVACADYEVIDELLIPDHASFNIRFARNRIIIAYTDKSLRAQELTTTNWHELLLLDEVKFGRADPDRDPCGYRTLMVFQLAEKLYAKPGLADALTKKDGDKYIRPKETDLLALLESGEIDYLFIYYSVAVQHNLKYLDLPGEVNLGDVDRSQEYKSASVEVVGKSPGEFTTLYGAPIVYAVTIPKNSSNPRAAAAYLEFLLSPEGGAIIEKCGQPPISPAVCAQYEALPESLKPLCIAAE